Proteins from a genomic interval of Watersipora subatra chromosome 10, tzWatSuba1.1, whole genome shotgun sequence:
- the LOC137406690 gene encoding fibrous sheath CABYR-binding protein-like, translating into MVQQSSRSGAGAAQVYTPSWPYYERLLFLSSTVDIQETVSSIAPQPEPVVEDNLPDSDDNDDTLCTASTSAPPSTSVGSVAASTIAGRSGRKRSKPTSATAAVAEQMTSTFREMVEEKKKKATNEYSHFGASVATQINLLPTPFQRSTAMVQIQQLLHNIAFNITDIQRSPYTQHQSQYNPVPTQFNHGPAQSYVTQIQSPLFNPGPAQTTQIQSPPFNPGPAPSHATQTKSLPFNHDPVQSPAAQIQSPPFNPGPTQTTQIQSPPFNPGPTQTTQIQSPPFNPGPAPSHATQTKSLPFNHDPAQSPAAQIQSPPFNPGPTQTTQIQSPPFNPGPTQTTQIQSPPFNHGPAPSPQNQEIPRFDISQTQSLAPKSLCVPETP; encoded by the exons ATGGTGCAGCAGAGCAGCCGCTCTGGCGCGGGAGCAGCTCAAGTATATACGCCTTCGTGGCCATACTATGAGCGCCTCTTATTTTTGAGTAGCACTGTAGATATACAGGAAACAGTATCTTCCATTGCACCACAGCCAGAGCCTGTAGTGGAGGATAACCTGCCG GACTCTGATGATAATGATGATACGCTCTGTACAGCAAGTACCTCAGCACCACCATCTACCTCAGTGGGATCTGTTGCAGCTTCCACTATAGCTGGACGAAGTGGTCGGAAAAGATCAAAGCCTACTTCTGCTACCGCTGCTGTTGCTGAACAAATGACCTCCACATTCCGAGAGATGGTGGAGGAAAAGAAGAAGAAGGCCACTAATGAGTATTCACATTTCGGAGCAAGTGTTGCGACTCAGATCAACTTACTACCAACACCATTTCAGAGGTCAACTGCCATGGTACAAATCCAACAGCTCCTTCACAACATCGCTTTCAATATCACAGATATTCAACGATCACCCTACACCCAGCACCAATCCCAGTACAATCCTGTTCCAACCCAGTTCAATCATGGCCCAGCCCAATCATATGTAACTCAAATCCAATCACCCCTATTCAATCCTGGCCCAGCACAAACAACCCAAATCCAATCACCCCCATTCAATCCTGGCCCAGCCCCATCACATGCAACTCAAACCAAATCACTCCCATTCAATCACGACCCAGTCCAATCACCTGCAGCTCAAATTCAATCACCCCCATTCAATCCTGGCCCAACACAAACAACCCAAATTCAATCACCCCCATTCAATCCTGGCCCAACACAAACAACCCAAATCCAATCACCCCCATTCAATCCTGGCCCAGCCCCATCACATGCAACTCAAACCAAATCACTCCCATTCAATCACGACCCAGCCCAATCACCTGCAGCTCAAATTCAATCACCCCCATTCAATCCTGGCCCAACACAAACAACCCAAATCCAATCACCCCCATTCAATCCTGGCCCAACACAAACAACCCAAATCCAATCACCCCCATTCAATCATGGCCCAGCCCCATCACCCCAAAATCAAGAAATCCCTCGGTTCGATATTAGTCAAACTCAGTCACTTGCCCCTAAATCACTTTGTGTTCCTGAGACTCCCTAA
- the LOC137406691 gene encoding uncharacterized protein — protein MILKKVEPLIAKENTALRVSISAEQRLMVTLRTPTTEQEWIEISRQLEDNWNFPNALGALDGKHIVMTKPWHAGSEYHNYKTQESIILMAMCDANYSFTYVDVGAQGRASDGGVFGRSTLQLGIEGNTLNFSADRCPPNSNQALPHVILADEAFQLQTNLMRPYPKRTLNHERRIFNYRLSRLRKLIENSFGILSNTWRILLRRIDLEPEKTKTLVLACCILHNILRKSRTPPRGAPPQTQNDETQDYGEQLPGLAPIALRPTAAASRVRDEYCHYFNTIGAVSWQERMVAQL, from the exons ATGATATTAAAGAAGGTAGAACCCCTTATAGCCAAGGAGAACACTGCACTCCGAGTCAGCATAAGTGCTGAACAAAGACTGATGGTGACACTGAG GACACCTACCACAGAGCAAGAATGGATTGAGATTTCCAGGCAACTAGAGGACAATTGGAACTTTCCTAATGCATTGG GCGCTCTTGATGGGAAGCATATCGTTATGACGAAGCCTTGGCATGCAGGGTCTGAATATCACAATTATAAAACACAGGAGTCAATAATACTCATGGCTATGTGTGATGCCAATTATTC ATTCACTTATGTTGATGTTGGAGCACAAGGTAGAGCTTCAGATGGTGGTGTATTTGGGAGATCCACCTTGCAGCTGGGAATTGAAGGCAACACCCTAAACTTTTCCGCTGATCGATGTCCCCCCAATTCCAATCAGGCACTACCACATGTCATCTTGGCGGATGAGGCATTCCAGCTACAAACCAATCTTATGCGACCTTATCCAAAACGCACTTTGAATCATGAGCGAAGG ATATTCAACTACAGACTCTCAAGACTGAGAAAATTGATCGAAAATTCGTTCGGTATTCTTTCAAATACTTGGCGAATTTTACTGCGCAGGATTGATCTGGAGCCAGAAAAGACAAAAACTTTAGTTTTGGCTTGTTGCATCTTGCACAACATCCTGAGGAAATCGAGAACACCACCACGAGGTGCACCACCTCAGACTCAAAATGATGAGACTCAAGATTATGGGGAACAGCTGCCAGGACTTGCCCCTATTGCTCTAAGGCCGACTGCAGCAGCAAGCCGAGTCCGTGATGAATATTGTCATTATTTTAACACTATAGGAGCTGTCTCTTGGCAGGAACGAATGGTGGCACAGCTTTAG